A window from Gopherus flavomarginatus isolate rGopFla2 chromosome 4, rGopFla2.mat.asm, whole genome shotgun sequence encodes these proteins:
- the CNR1 gene encoding cannabinoid receptor 1, protein MKSILDGLADTTFRTITTDLLNMGSNNIQYEDIKSDMASKLGYYPQKFPLSSFRGDPFQEKMTAGDDPLLSIIPSDQINITDFYNKSLSTFKDNEENLQCGENFMDMECFMILNPTQQLAIAVLSLTLGTFTVLENLLVLCVILHSRSLRCRPSYHFIGSLAVADLLGSVIFVYSFVDFHVFHRKDSPNVFLFKLGGVTASFTASVGSLFLTAIDRYISIHRPLAYKRIVTRPKAVVAFCVMWTIAIVIAVLPLLGWNCKKLNSVCSDIFPLIDETYLMFWIGVTTVLLLFIVYAYMYILWKAHSHAVRMIQRGTQKSIIIHTTEDGKVHITRPDQTRMDIRLAKTLVLILVVLIICWGPLLAIMVYDVFGKMNKLIKTVFAFCSMLCLMNSTVNPIIYALRSKDLRHAFRSMFPTCEGTTQPLDNSMESDCQHKNANNAGNVHRAAESCIKSTVKIAKVTMSVSTDTTAEAL, encoded by the coding sequence ATGAAGTCAATCCTAGATGGCCTCGCAGACACAACTTTCCGAACAATTACAACAGATCTTCTTAACATGGGTTCCAACAATATCCAGTACGAAGATATTAAAAGTGACATGGCCTCAAAACTAGGATACTACCCACAGAAATTCCCATTATCTTCCTTCAGGGGTGATCCATTCCAAGAAAAAATGACTGCAGGAGATGATCCCCTATTAAGTATCATTCCATCGGATCAGATCAATATTACAGATTTTTACAACAAGTCCCTATCCACTTTCAAGGATAATGAGGAGAATCTACAGTGTGGGGAGAACTTCATGGATATGGAGTGCTTTATGATTCTAAACCCCACCCAGCAGCTGGCCATTGCAGTGCTGTCCCTTACCCTGGGCACCTTCACCGTTCTGGAGAACCTTCTAGTGCTGTGTGTTATCCTGCACTCTCGAAGCCTACGGTGCAGGCCCTCCTATCATTTCATTGGCAGCTTGGCAGTGGCTGACCTCCTGGGCAGTGTAATTTTCGTCTACAGTTTTGTTGATTTCCATGTTTTCCATCGGAAAGACAGTCCTAATGTGTTTCTGTTCAAGTTGGGTGGAGTTACAGCCTCATTCACTGCCTCAGTAGGCAGCCTTTTCCTTACTGCAATAGACAGGTACATATCTATACACAGGCCACTAGCTTACAAAAGAATTGTTACCAGACCAAAGGCTGTCGTAGCATTCTGTGTGATGTGGACCATAGCTATCGTAATAGCTGTTCTTCCTCTGCTCGGCTGGAACTGCAAAAAACTCAATTCTGTTTGTTCAGACATCTTCCCTCTCATTGATGAGACCTATCTAATGTTCTGGATTGGGGTCACCACTGTACTTCTGCTGTTTATTGTGTATGCCTATATGTACATATTATGGAAAGCTCATAGTCATGCTGTTAGAATGATTCAGCGTGGCACTCAAAAAAGCATAATAATTCATACCACAGAGGATGGTAAAGTACATATTACTAGACCTGATCAAACTCGTATGGACATCAGGTTAGCCAAAACCTTGGTCCTTATTCTGGTGGTTTTAATCATATGCTGGGGCCCTCTACTTGCAATTATGGTGTATGATGTCTTTGGGAAAATGAACAAGCTCATCAAGACTGTCTTTGCATTCTGTAGCATGCTCTGTTTGATGAATTCAACAGTGAATCCCATCATCTATGCTCTAAGAAGCAAGGACTTGAGACACGCTTTCCGGAGCATGTTTCCAACCTGTGAAGGGACTACACAGCCTCTTGATAACAGTATGGAATCTGACTGCCAGCACAAAAATGCTAACAATGCAGGTAATGTTCACAGGGCAGCTGAAAGCTGTATTAAGAGCACAGTTAAGATCGCCAAAGTGACCATGTCTGTTTCCACAGACACAACTGCAGAGGCATTGTAA